In Streptomyces dangxiongensis, one DNA window encodes the following:
- the ruvC gene encoding crossover junction endodeoxyribonuclease RuvC, translating into MRVLGVDPGLTRCGIGVVEGVAGRPLTMLGVGVVRTPADADLSHRLLGVEQGIERWLDEHRPECVAVERVFSQHNVRTVMGTAQASAVAMLCAARRGIPVALHTPSEVKAAVTGSGRADKAQVGAMVTRLLRLSAPPRPADAADALALAICHIWRAPAQNRLQQAVALHTAHATKGRTA; encoded by the coding sequence GCGGGATCGGCGTCGTCGAGGGGGTCGCGGGCCGCCCGCTCACGATGCTCGGCGTCGGCGTCGTACGGACACCCGCGGACGCCGACCTCAGCCACCGGCTGCTCGGTGTCGAGCAGGGCATCGAGCGGTGGCTGGACGAGCACCGGCCCGAGTGCGTCGCCGTGGAGCGCGTCTTCAGCCAGCACAACGTCCGCACGGTCATGGGCACCGCCCAGGCCAGCGCCGTCGCCATGCTGTGCGCCGCCCGGCGCGGCATCCCCGTCGCCCTGCACACCCCCAGCGAGGTCAAGGCCGCCGTCACCGGCAGCGGACGCGCCGACAAGGCGCAGGTGGGCGCCATGGTCACCCGACTGCTCCGGCTGTCGGCACCGCCCAGGCCCGCCGACGCCGCCGATGCCCTCGCCCTCGCCATCTGCCACATCTGGCGCGCCCCCGCGCAGAACCGGCTCCAGCAGGCCGTCGCCCTGCACACCGCCCACGCAACGAAAGGCCGTACGGCATGA
- the ruvA gene encoding Holliday junction branch migration protein RuvA, which produces MIAFVSGTVAALAPDAAVVEVGGVGMAVQCTPNTLSTLRIGQPARLHTSLVVREDSLTLYGFADDDERQTFELLQTASGVGPRLAQAMLAVHTPDALRRAVATGDEKALTAVPGIGRKGAQKLLLELKDRLGEPVGGPAVGAPVSQGWRDQLHAALLGLGYATREADEAVAAVAPQAEAAEGTPEVGRLLKAALQTLNRAR; this is translated from the coding sequence ATGATCGCCTTCGTCAGCGGCACGGTCGCCGCACTCGCCCCCGACGCAGCCGTCGTCGAGGTCGGCGGCGTCGGCATGGCCGTCCAGTGCACGCCGAACACGCTCTCGACGCTCCGGATCGGCCAGCCGGCCAGACTCCACACATCCCTCGTCGTCCGCGAGGACTCGCTCACCCTCTACGGCTTCGCCGACGACGACGAACGCCAGACCTTCGAGCTGCTCCAGACAGCGAGCGGGGTCGGCCCCCGCCTCGCCCAGGCGATGCTCGCCGTGCACACCCCCGACGCCCTGCGCCGCGCGGTCGCCACCGGCGACGAGAAGGCCCTCACCGCCGTCCCCGGCATCGGGCGGAAGGGCGCCCAGAAGCTGCTGCTGGAGCTGAAGGACCGGCTCGGCGAGCCGGTCGGCGGCCCCGCCGTCGGCGCACCCGTCAGCCAGGGCTGGCGCGACCAGTTGCACGCGGCCCTGCTCGGCCTCGGCTACGCCACCCGGGAGGCCGACGAGGCGGTCGCCGCCGTCGCCCCCCAGGCCGAGGCCGCCGAGGGCACCCCCGAGGTGGGCCGGCTGCTCAAGGCCGCCCTTCAGACGCTGAACCGAGCCCGCTGA
- the ruvB gene encoding Holliday junction branch migration DNA helicase RuvB, with protein sequence MNWDDDPTGTPAPDRLVGPVADREDQAVEAALRPKDLGEFIGQEKVREQLDLVLRAARARGATADHVLLSGAPGLGKTTLSMIIAAEMGAPIRITSGPAIQHAGDLAAILSSLQEGEVLFLDEIHRMSRPAEEMLYMAMEDFRVDVIVGKGPGATAIPLELPPFTLVGATTRAGLLPPPLRDRFGFTAHMEFYEPRELERVVHRSASLLDVEIDPAGAAEIAGRSRGTPRIANRLLRRVRDYAQVKADGIVTRDIAAAALAVYEVDARGLDRLDRAVLQALLKLFGGGPVGLSTLAVAVGEERETVEEVAEPFLVREGLLARTPRGRVATPAAWAHLGLTPPRSAPGGAASSAQQDLFGA encoded by the coding sequence ATGAACTGGGACGACGACCCGACCGGCACCCCCGCCCCCGACCGGCTGGTGGGCCCGGTCGCCGACCGGGAGGACCAGGCCGTCGAGGCCGCCCTGCGCCCCAAGGACCTCGGTGAGTTCATCGGCCAGGAGAAGGTCCGCGAGCAGCTCGACCTGGTGCTGCGGGCCGCACGCGCGCGTGGCGCCACCGCCGACCACGTCCTGCTCTCCGGCGCGCCCGGCCTCGGCAAGACCACCCTGTCGATGATCATCGCGGCGGAGATGGGCGCCCCCATCCGCATCACCTCCGGCCCCGCCATCCAGCACGCCGGCGACCTCGCCGCGATCCTGTCCTCGCTCCAGGAGGGCGAGGTGCTCTTCCTCGACGAGATCCACCGCATGTCCCGGCCCGCCGAGGAGATGCTGTACATGGCCATGGAGGACTTCCGTGTCGACGTCATCGTCGGCAAGGGCCCCGGCGCCACCGCGATCCCGCTGGAACTGCCGCCCTTCACCCTGGTCGGCGCCACCACGCGCGCGGGCCTGCTGCCGCCCCCGCTGCGCGACCGCTTCGGCTTCACCGCGCACATGGAGTTCTACGAGCCGCGCGAACTGGAGCGCGTCGTGCACCGCTCGGCGAGCCTGCTGGATGTCGAGATCGACCCGGCCGGCGCCGCGGAGATCGCCGGCCGCTCCCGCGGCACGCCCCGCATCGCCAACCGCCTGCTGCGCCGAGTCCGCGACTACGCGCAGGTCAAGGCCGACGGCATCGTCACCCGCGACATCGCCGCCGCCGCCCTCGCGGTGTACGAGGTCGACGCGCGCGGCCTGGACCGGCTCGACCGCGCCGTCCTGCAAGCCCTGCTGAAGCTGTTCGGCGGCGGCCCGGTCGGTCTGTCGACCCTCGCGGTCGCGGTGGGGGAGGAGCGGGAGACGGTGGAGGAGGTCGCCGAACCGTTCCTGGTCCGGGAGGGCCTGCTCGCCCGGACCCCGCGCGGCCGGGTCGCCACCCCCGCCGCCTGGGCCCACCTCGGCCTCACCCCGCCCCGTTCGGCTCCCGGCGGGGCCGCGTCGAGCGCTCAGCAGGACCTGTTCGGGGCGTGA
- the yajC gene encoding preprotein translocase subunit YajC has translation MNTLTLLPFIVLIAAMFLMTRSAKKKQQQAAQMRNEMQPGSGVRTIGGIYATVKEVNEETVLLDAGPGVDLLFAKNAIGAVLSDDEYNRIVHGVEHDLKSDAAVVPDDASSLTETDETDGPAAAAASDDKIDLGKKDAAERGDDAIRAAEDRAQAAEAGTDDEPKKTDGDSDVK, from the coding sequence GTGAATACCTTGACCCTTCTCCCCTTCATCGTGCTCATCGCGGCCATGTTCCTGATGACGCGCTCGGCCAAGAAGAAGCAGCAGCAGGCCGCCCAGATGCGCAACGAGATGCAGCCCGGCTCCGGTGTCCGCACGATCGGGGGGATCTACGCGACGGTCAAGGAGGTCAACGAGGAGACGGTTCTCCTCGACGCCGGCCCCGGCGTGGACCTGCTGTTCGCGAAGAACGCCATCGGCGCCGTCCTCTCCGACGACGAGTACAACCGCATCGTCCACGGCGTCGAGCACGACCTGAAGTCCGACGCCGCCGTCGTCCCGGACGACGCGTCCTCCCTCACCGAGACCGACGAGACCGACGGGCCCGCCGCTGCCGCCGCCTCCGACGACAAGATCGACCTCGGTAAGAAGGACGCCGCCGAGCGCGGCGACGACGCGATCCGGGCCGCCGAGGACAGGGCCCAGGCCGCGGAGGCCGGGACGGACGACGAGCCGAAGAAGACCGACGGCGACTCCGACGTGAAGTAG
- the secD gene encoding protein translocase subunit SecD: MAAPKRGRSASAQSKPGRSLALILMAIVALTGGMFASGHTTPRLGIDLAGGTSITLKAKADQGSAINKANMDTAVDIMNRRVNGLGVSEAEVQTQGTDNIIVNIPKGTNSAEAQQQVGTTAKLYFRPVLASEPSGAAAQSPSPSASSGGGSSPKPGASPSGSASPQTATSGSASPTGTATSQGRAVTDALKAGSTPSPSGSGSASPSATPSAPSSGKPSGDTALQARYAALNCAKPAERANAGKKAKPGQPTVACGENDGAWFKYLLGPAGVDGTEVKSAQAVFDTQGASGWQVQMDFTSGGGKKFADITGELAKNQSPQNEFGIVLDGEVVSSPFVQRAITGGNAYISGRFTQEEAQNLANMLSYGALPLSFREESVTTVTAALGGEQLRAGLLAGAIGLALVVIYLVVYYRGLSLVAMASLVVSAILTYLIMTLLGPAIGFALNLPAVCGAIVAIGITADSFIVYFERIRDEIREGRSLRPAVERAWPRARRTILVSDFVSFLAAAVLFIVTVGKVQGFAFTLGLTTLLDVVVVFLFTKPLMTLLARRKFFADGHKWSGLDPKGLGAKPPLRRTRRSAGPAGPVDPKEA, translated from the coding sequence GTGGCAGCACCTAAGAGGGGCCGGAGCGCGAGCGCCCAGAGCAAGCCAGGGCGCTCGCTGGCCCTCATCCTGATGGCCATCGTGGCGCTCACCGGAGGGATGTTCGCCTCCGGGCACACCACTCCGCGTCTGGGCATCGACCTCGCCGGTGGTACGAGCATCACGCTCAAGGCGAAGGCCGACCAGGGGTCCGCGATCAACAAGGCCAACATGGACACCGCGGTCGACATCATGAACCGCCGTGTCAACGGCCTCGGCGTCTCCGAGGCGGAGGTGCAGACCCAGGGGACCGACAACATCATCGTCAACATCCCCAAGGGCACCAACTCCGCGGAGGCCCAGCAGCAGGTCGGCACCACCGCCAAGCTGTACTTCCGCCCGGTCCTCGCCAGCGAGCCCAGCGGCGCCGCCGCGCAGAGCCCCTCGCCGAGCGCCTCCTCCGGTGGCGGCTCCTCGCCCAAGCCGGGCGCCAGCCCCTCGGGCAGCGCCTCCCCGCAGACGGCGACCTCCGGCTCCGCGTCCCCCACGGGCACCGCGACCTCCCAGGGCCGCGCCGTCACCGACGCGCTCAAGGCCGGCTCCACCCCCTCCCCGAGCGGCTCCGGCAGCGCCTCGCCGTCGGCCACCCCCTCGGCCCCGTCGAGCGGCAAGCCCTCCGGCGACACAGCGCTCCAGGCCCGGTACGCGGCCCTGAACTGCGCCAAGCCCGCCGAGCGCGCCAACGCCGGCAAGAAGGCCAAGCCCGGCCAGCCGACCGTGGCCTGCGGCGAGAACGACGGCGCGTGGTTCAAGTACCTGCTCGGCCCGGCGGGCGTGGACGGTACCGAGGTGAAGAGCGCCCAGGCCGTCTTCGACACCCAGGGCGCCTCCGGCTGGCAGGTCCAGATGGACTTCACCTCCGGCGGGGGCAAGAAGTTCGCGGACATCACCGGCGAGCTGGCCAAGAACCAGTCCCCGCAGAACGAGTTCGGCATCGTCCTGGACGGTGAGGTCGTCTCGAGCCCCTTCGTGCAGCGGGCCATCACCGGCGGCAACGCGTACATCTCCGGAAGGTTCACTCAGGAGGAGGCCCAGAACCTCGCCAACATGCTGTCGTACGGCGCCCTCCCGCTCTCCTTCCGCGAGGAGTCCGTCACCACCGTCACCGCCGCGCTCGGCGGTGAGCAGTTGCGCGCCGGCCTGCTCGCCGGCGCCATCGGTCTCGCACTGGTCGTGATCTACCTGGTGGTGTACTACCGGGGCCTGTCCCTCGTGGCCATGGCCTCCCTGGTGGTCTCCGCGATCCTCACCTACCTGATCATGACGCTGCTCGGCCCGGCCATCGGCTTCGCGCTGAACCTCCCGGCGGTCTGCGGCGCCATCGTCGCGATCGGTATCACCGCGGACTCGTTCATCGTGTACTTCGAACGCATCCGTGACGAGATCCGCGAGGGCCGCTCGCTGCGCCCCGCCGTGGAGCGGGCCTGGCCGCGTGCCCGGCGCACCATCCTGGTCTCCGACTTCGTGTCGTTCCTCGCCGCCGCGGTGCTGTTCATCGTCACCGTCGGCAAGGTGCAGGGCTTCGCCTTCACCCTCGGCCTGACCACCCTGCTCGACGTGGTCGTCGTCTTCCTCTTCACCAAGCCGCTCATGACGCTGCTCGCCCGCCGCAAGTTCTTCGCGGACGGCCACAAGTGGTCCGGACTCGACCCGAAGGGCCTGGGCGCCAAGCCGCCGCTGCGCCGTACCCGCCGTTCCGCCGGTCCCGCCGGCCCTGTCGACCCGAAGGAGGCATGA
- the secF gene encoding protein translocase subunit SecF, whose translation MSKLGNLGARLHRGEISYDFVGKRKIWYGVSILITITAIVGLAVRGLNMGIEFQGGAVFTTPTKMSTSVAQAEEYAVDASGHEAIVQKLGNGSLRIQIAGIETDQSDRIKQDLAKDLNLDPEKLAADLVGPSWGEQIANKAWEGLAIFMVLVVIYLAIAFEWRMAIAALVALIHDITITTGIYALVGFEVTPGTVIGLLTILGYSLYDTVVVFDSLKEQTKDITKQTRWTYSDIANRSINGTLVRSINTTVVALLPVAGLLFIGGGFLGAGTLNDISLSLFVGLAAGAYSSIFIATPLVADLKEREPAMKALTKRVMAKRAEAADGGDPAQTSAAPGDDADDATPAVVGPRNQPASRGRGRGRTSGKRR comes from the coding sequence ATGTCGAAACTCGGCAACCTCGGCGCTCGACTGCACCGCGGCGAGATCAGCTACGACTTCGTCGGCAAGCGCAAGATCTGGTACGGCGTCTCGATCCTCATCACCATCACCGCCATCGTCGGCCTGGCGGTACGCGGCCTGAACATGGGCATCGAGTTCCAGGGCGGCGCGGTCTTCACCACGCCGACCAAGATGAGCACCTCGGTGGCCCAGGCCGAGGAGTACGCCGTGGACGCCTCCGGTCATGAGGCGATCGTGCAGAAGCTCGGCAACGGCAGCCTGCGCATCCAGATCGCCGGCATCGAGACCGACCAGTCCGACCGGATCAAGCAGGACCTGGCGAAGGACCTGAACCTCGACCCCGAGAAGCTCGCCGCCGACCTGGTCGGCCCGAGCTGGGGCGAGCAGATCGCCAACAAGGCCTGGGAGGGCCTGGCGATCTTCATGGTCCTCGTCGTGATCTACCTGGCGATCGCCTTCGAGTGGCGCATGGCCATCGCGGCGCTGGTCGCGCTGATCCACGACATCACCATCACGACCGGTATCTACGCCCTGGTCGGCTTCGAGGTCACGCCCGGCACCGTCATCGGCCTGCTGACCATCCTCGGTTACTCGCTCTACGACACGGTCGTCGTCTTCGACAGCCTCAAGGAGCAGACCAAGGACATCACCAAGCAGACCCGCTGGACGTACAGCGACATCGCCAACCGGTCGATCAACGGCACCCTGGTCCGTTCCATCAACACCACGGTCGTCGCCCTGCTGCCGGTCGCCGGTCTGCTCTTCATCGGCGGCGGCTTCCTCGGCGCGGGCACGCTCAACGACATCTCGCTGTCGCTGTTCGTCGGTCTCGCGGCCGGTGCCTACTCCTCGATCTTCATCGCCACGCCGCTCGTCGCCGACCTCAAGGAGCGCGAGCCGGCGATGAAGGCCCTCACCAAGCGGGTCATGGCCAAGCGTGCCGAGGCCGCGGACGGCGGGGACCCCGCTCAGACGTCCGCCGCCCCGGGTGACGACGCGGACGACGCCACCCCGGCCGTCGTGGGCCCGCGCAACCAGCCCGCCTCCCGCGGCCGGGGCCGCGGCCGGACCTCGGGGAAGCGCCGATGA
- a CDS encoding adenine phosphoribosyltransferase: MTELADISTLLLSRIRDVADYPEPGVMFKDITPLLADPAAFAALTDALAEIAVATGATKVIGLEARGFILGAPVAVRAGLGFIPVRKAGKLPGATLRQAYDLEYGSAEIEVHAEDLAFGDRILIVDDVLATGGTAEAAIRLVRRAGAEVAGLAVLMELGFLEGRVRLETALAGAPLEALLTV; the protein is encoded by the coding sequence ATGACCGAGCTCGCGGACATCTCCACGCTGCTGCTCAGCCGCATCCGTGACGTCGCCGACTATCCGGAGCCGGGCGTGATGTTCAAGGACATCACCCCGCTCCTGGCGGACCCGGCGGCCTTCGCGGCGCTCACCGACGCCCTCGCCGAGATCGCCGTCGCCACCGGCGCGACCAAGGTCATCGGCCTGGAGGCCCGTGGCTTCATCCTCGGCGCCCCGGTCGCCGTCCGCGCGGGACTGGGCTTCATCCCGGTCCGCAAGGCGGGCAAGCTGCCGGGAGCCACCCTGCGCCAGGCCTACGACCTGGAGTACGGCTCGGCCGAGATCGAGGTGCACGCCGAGGACCTGGCCTTTGGGGACCGCATCCTGATCGTGGACGACGTCCTGGCCACCGGCGGCACCGCCGAGGCCGCGATCCGGCTCGTCCGACGCGCCGGTGCAGAGGTGGCAGGTCTCGCCGTCCTGATGGAACTGGGCTTCCTCGAGGGCCGCGTCCGGCTGGAAACGGCGCTTGCTGGGGCACCGCTGGAAGCCCTCCTCACCGTCTGA
- a CDS encoding DUF349 domain-containing protein: MSSDPWGRVDETGTVYVRTADGEQVVGSWAAGSPEEALAYFERKYEGLVVEIGLLEKRVRTTDLSAKDAQTAIGHLREQVDAHHAVGDLDALRTRLDKLVETVEARREERKAQRAKQSDEARHAKEALVTEAEELAQSDQWRAAGERLRALVDTWKGLPRLDRKSDDELWHRFSHARSAFSKRRKAHFAQLDAQREDARRVKERLVAEAEALSGSADWGPTAARYRELMAEWKAAGRAQREHEDDLWNRFRGAQDVFFAARSSVFAERDAEQSENLKLKEELAEEAEKLLPVQDLKATRAAFRAINERWEAIGHVPRDARPKVEGRMHAVERAIQEAEEAEWRRTNPEARARAEGLTGQLQAAVDKLGAQIEQARAQGNNARADKLQRELEGRQELLEQALKGLQEFGG; encoded by the coding sequence GTGAGCAGCGACCCGTGGGGACGCGTCGACGAGACGGGGACCGTGTACGTGCGTACGGCCGACGGCGAGCAGGTCGTCGGCTCCTGGGCGGCCGGCTCCCCCGAGGAGGCGCTTGCCTACTTCGAGCGCAAGTACGAGGGCCTGGTTGTCGAGATCGGCCTCCTCGAGAAGCGGGTGCGGACCACCGACCTGTCGGCGAAGGACGCCCAGACGGCGATCGGCCACTTGCGCGAGCAGGTGGACGCGCACCACGCGGTCGGTGACCTGGACGCCCTGCGCACGCGGTTGGACAAGCTGGTGGAGACCGTCGAGGCGCGCCGCGAGGAGCGCAAGGCGCAGCGCGCCAAGCAGTCCGACGAGGCCCGCCATGCCAAGGAGGCGCTGGTCACCGAGGCGGAGGAGCTGGCGCAGTCCGACCAGTGGCGGGCCGCCGGTGAGCGGCTGCGGGCGCTGGTGGACACCTGGAAGGGCCTGCCGCGTCTGGACCGCAAGTCCGACGACGAGCTGTGGCACCGCTTCTCGCACGCCCGGTCGGCGTTCTCCAAGCGCCGCAAGGCGCACTTCGCGCAACTGGACGCGCAGCGCGAGGACGCCCGCCGCGTCAAGGAGCGGCTGGTCGCCGAGGCGGAGGCGCTGTCGGGTTCGGCGGACTGGGGTCCGACGGCGGCCCGGTACCGCGAGCTGATGGCGGAGTGGAAGGCCGCGGGCCGCGCCCAGCGCGAGCACGAGGACGACCTGTGGAACCGCTTCCGCGGCGCCCAGGACGTCTTCTTCGCCGCCCGCAGCTCGGTGTTCGCCGAGCGGGACGCGGAGCAGTCGGAGAACCTGAAGCTGAAGGAGGAGCTGGCCGAGGAGGCCGAGAAGCTCCTGCCGGTCCAGGACCTGAAGGCCACCCGGGCCGCCTTCCGCGCGATCAACGAACGCTGGGAGGCCATCGGTCACGTCCCGCGGGACGCGCGGCCGAAGGTCGAGGGCCGGATGCACGCGGTGGAGCGGGCGATCCAGGAGGCCGAGGAGGCCGAGTGGCGCCGGACGAACCCGGAGGCACGCGCGCGTGCCGAGGGTCTGACGGGTCAGCTCCAGGCCGCCGTGGACAAGCTGGGGGCGCAGATCGAGCAGGCGCGCGCCCAGGGCAACAACGCCAGGGCCGACAAGCTCCAGCGTGAGCTGGAAGGCCGTCAGGAGCTCCTGGAGCAGGCCCTGAAGGGCTTGCAGGAGTTCGGCGGCTGA
- a CDS encoding peptidylprolyl isomerase, with translation MVSQEQRRRQLAREKFLRQQQRRTQARRKARLRNSVIASVLGVVVIGSVALYTTGVLKDDGKKTNASADTTPSAAPTSKAPDPCAKPAAGSVKKLGWKKEPAMTIDTSAKYSMKLATTCGDIDIALKTAAAPHTVNSFGFLAGKGYFDHTKCHRLTTAQIFVLQCGDPQGTGMGGPGYTLPDENLKDKALKGNTYPAGTVAMANTGKKHTGGSQFFLVYKDTPLPPSYTPFGTVSASGMKVLTKIAAAGSRPADPSTGNTAPNATVVIDRATVTKS, from the coding sequence GTGGTCAGCCAGGAGCAGCGGCGGCGTCAGCTCGCCCGGGAGAAGTTCTTGCGGCAGCAGCAGCGGCGCACCCAGGCGCGGCGCAAGGCCCGTCTGCGCAACTCCGTGATCGCGTCGGTCCTGGGCGTGGTCGTGATCGGCAGTGTCGCGCTGTACACGACCGGGGTCCTCAAGGACGACGGCAAGAAGACGAACGCGAGCGCCGACACCACGCCGAGCGCGGCGCCCACCAGCAAGGCGCCCGACCCGTGCGCGAAGCCGGCGGCCGGCTCGGTGAAGAAGCTCGGCTGGAAGAAGGAGCCGGCGATGACGATCGACACGTCGGCGAAGTACTCGATGAAGCTCGCGACGACGTGCGGCGACATCGACATCGCGCTGAAGACGGCGGCGGCCCCGCACACGGTGAACTCGTTCGGCTTCCTGGCGGGCAAGGGCTACTTCGACCACACCAAGTGCCACCGGCTCACCACCGCGCAGATCTTCGTCCTCCAGTGCGGCGACCCCCAGGGCACGGGGATGGGCGGGCCGGGCTACACCCTCCCGGACGAGAACCTGAAGGACAAGGCCCTCAAGGGCAACACCTACCCGGCGGGCACGGTCGCGATGGCCAACACCGGGAAGAAGCACACCGGCGGCAGCCAGTTCTTCCTCGTCTACAAGGACACCCCGCTGCCGCCGAGCTACACCCCGTTCGGCACGGTGTCCGCGTCGGGCATGAAGGTGCTCACGAAGATCGCCGCGGCCGGCAGCCGGCCGGCCGACCCGAGCACCGGCAACACCGCCCCGAACGCCACCGTGGTGATCGACAGGGCGACGGTGACGAAGTCCTGA
- the hisS gene encoding histidine--tRNA ligase: protein MSTFKAPRGTYDLIPPDSARYLAVREAIAAPLRTAGYGYIETPGFENVELFARGVGESTDIVTKEMYAFETKGGDRLALRPEGTASVLRAALEAGLHKTGNLPVKLWYSGSYYRYERPQKGRYRHFSQVGAEALGAEDPAVDAELIILADQAYRSLGLRDFRILLNSLGDKECRPVYRGALQEFLYGLDLDEDTRRRIEINPLRVLDDKRESVQKQLTGAPLLRDFLCDACKAYHEEVRELITAAGVSFEDDPKLVRGLDYYTRTTFEFVHDGLGSQSAVGGGGRYDGLSEMIGGPALPSVGWALGVDRTVLALEAEGVRLDLPSSTSVFAVPLGEEARRVLFAKVTELRKVGIAADFAYGGKGLKGAMKNANRSGARYAIVAGERDLAEGVVQLKDMESGEQTAIGVNEIVAELESRLG, encoded by the coding sequence GTGAGCACCTTCAAGGCCCCCAGGGGCACCTACGACCTGATCCCGCCCGACTCGGCCAGGTACCTGGCGGTCCGCGAGGCGATCGCCGCCCCGCTGCGCACCGCCGGCTACGGCTACATCGAGACGCCCGGCTTCGAGAACGTCGAGCTGTTCGCGCGCGGTGTCGGCGAGTCCACGGACATCGTGACCAAGGAGATGTACGCCTTCGAGACCAAGGGCGGCGACCGGCTCGCCCTGCGCCCCGAGGGCACCGCCTCCGTGCTGCGCGCGGCCCTGGAGGCCGGCCTGCACAAGACGGGCAACCTCCCGGTCAAGCTCTGGTACTCCGGCTCGTACTACCGCTACGAGCGCCCCCAGAAGGGCCGGTACCGGCACTTCTCCCAGGTCGGCGCCGAGGCGCTCGGCGCGGAGGACCCGGCCGTCGACGCCGAGCTGATCATCCTGGCCGACCAGGCGTACCGCTCGCTGGGCCTGCGCGACTTCCGCATCCTGCTGAACAGCCTGGGCGACAAGGAGTGCCGTCCGGTCTACCGCGGCGCGTTGCAGGAGTTCCTGTACGGCCTGGACCTGGACGAGGACACGCGCCGCCGCATCGAGATCAACCCCCTGCGGGTCCTCGACGACAAGCGTGAGTCGGTCCAGAAGCAGCTTACGGGCGCCCCGCTGCTGCGTGACTTCCTGTGCGACGCGTGCAAGGCGTACCACGAGGAGGTCCGCGAGCTGATCACCGCCGCGGGCGTCTCCTTCGAGGACGACCCGAAGCTGGTGCGCGGCCTGGACTACTACACGCGCACCACCTTCGAGTTCGTGCACGACGGACTCGGCTCGCAGTCCGCGGTGGGCGGCGGCGGCCGGTACGACGGCCTGTCCGAGATGATCGGCGGCCCCGCGCTGCCGTCCGTCGGCTGGGCCCTGGGCGTCGACCGCACGGTCCTCGCGCTGGAGGCCGAGGGAGTGCGGCTGGACCTGCCCTCCTCGACCAGCGTCTTCGCGGTCCCGCTCGGCGAGGAGGCCCGCCGTGTGCTGTTCGCCAAGGTCACCGAGTTGCGCAAGGTCGGTATCGCGGCGGACTTCGCGTACGGCGGCAAGGGCCTGAAGGGCGCCATGAAGAACGCCAACCGCTCGGGCGCCCGTTACGCGATCGTCGCCGGTGAGCGCGACCTCGCCGAGGGCGTCGTCCAGCTCAAGGACATGGAGTCCGGCGAGCAGACGGCGATCGGCGTGAACGAGATCGTGGCCGAACTGGAGTCCCGGCTCGGCTAG
- a CDS encoding vitamin K epoxide reductase family protein: protein MSKTTVNDVSTASGPGPAADVPRTEGAGRALALLLVITGAAGLLAAWVITIDKFKLLEAKVEGKTFTPGCSLNPVVSCGSVMESKQAAAFGFPNPVLGLVCYGIVVCVGMSLLARARFPRWYWLTFNAGTLFGVAFCGWLQFQSLYRINALCLWCSLAWVATIVMFWYVTSFNVRNGFLPAPRPLRSFFGEFTWVLPVLHVGIIGMLVLTRWWDFWTS from the coding sequence ATGAGCAAGACGACAGTCAACGACGTCTCCACGGCTTCCGGTCCCGGGCCCGCCGCCGACGTCCCGCGCACCGAGGGCGCCGGCCGGGCCCTCGCCCTGCTGCTGGTGATCACCGGTGCGGCCGGACTGCTGGCCGCCTGGGTCATCACGATCGACAAGTTCAAGCTCCTGGAAGCCAAGGTCGAGGGAAAGACCTTCACCCCCGGATGCAGCCTGAACCCGGTCGTCTCCTGCGGCAGCGTGATGGAGAGCAAGCAGGCCGCCGCGTTCGGCTTCCCCAACCCGGTGCTCGGCCTGGTCTGCTACGGCATCGTCGTCTGCGTCGGCATGAGCCTGCTGGCCCGCGCCCGCTTCCCGCGCTGGTACTGGCTGACCTTCAACGCCGGCACGCTCTTCGGCGTCGCCTTCTGCGGCTGGCTCCAGTTCCAGTCGCTGTACCGGATCAACGCGCTGTGCCTGTGGTGCTCGCTGGCCTGGGTCGCCACCATCGTCATGTTCTGGTACGTCACCTCGTTCAACGTCCGCAACGGCTTCCTGCCGGCCCCGCGCCCGCTGAGGTCCTTCTTCGGCGAGTTCACCTGGGTGCTGCCGGTCCTGCACGTCGGCATCATCGGCATGCTGGTGCTGACCCGCTGGTGGGACTTCTGGACAAGCTGA